The following proteins come from a genomic window of Gottfriedia acidiceleris:
- a CDS encoding D-serine ammonia-lyase: protein MKRIDIQEYIENYPILKKLMNLEEYLWLNPNLEMFQKAIKKSPLTQEDINDADERLKRFAPYISKVFPETQETNGMIESPLVQIPSMKQSLEKNYQQTILGELFLKCDSHLPISGSIKARGGIYEILKHAESLAIKHQLLTIEDDYSKIDSDIFRDFFSNYSIAVGSTGNLGMSIGIISAKLGFKVTVHMSADAKQWKKDLLRSKNVNVIEYEADYSKAVEEGRIQAEADPNCYFVDDENSHDLFLGYAVAASRLKKQLEELDITINENHPLFVYLPCGVGGGPGGVAFGLKLLFKDNVHCFFAEPTHSPCMMLGLMTGLHDQVSVQDFGIDNKTDADGLAVGRPSGFVGKVIEPLLNGSYTVSDEKLYSMLKELADTEKIYLEPSALAGMIGPIKIFKEGKDYLLKNKLMKKMENSTHVIWATGGSMVPEKMMKEYYQKGSLFK from the coding sequence ATGAAAAGAATTGATATACAGGAATATATAGAAAATTATCCAATCCTGAAAAAACTGATGAACTTAGAAGAATATCTTTGGTTGAACCCAAATCTTGAGATGTTTCAAAAAGCAATTAAAAAGTCACCACTTACTCAAGAGGATATAAACGACGCAGATGAACGATTAAAAAGGTTTGCTCCATATATTTCAAAGGTTTTTCCAGAAACTCAAGAAACAAATGGTATGATTGAATCTCCTTTAGTACAAATTCCTTCCATGAAACAATCGTTAGAAAAAAATTATCAACAAACTATATTAGGAGAACTATTTTTAAAATGTGATAGTCATTTACCAATTTCAGGGTCAATTAAAGCAAGAGGCGGCATTTATGAGATATTAAAGCATGCTGAAAGCCTAGCTATAAAGCATCAACTATTAACGATTGAAGATGATTACTCAAAAATAGATAGTGATATTTTTAGAGATTTTTTCTCAAACTACTCAATTGCTGTAGGATCAACAGGTAATTTAGGTATGAGCATTGGAATTATTAGTGCAAAGTTAGGGTTTAAAGTAACTGTACATATGTCAGCGGATGCAAAACAATGGAAAAAGGATTTACTTAGAAGTAAAAACGTAAATGTCATTGAGTACGAGGCAGATTATAGTAAAGCAGTAGAAGAAGGCAGAATACAAGCTGAGGCAGATCCTAATTGTTATTTTGTAGACGATGAGAATTCACATGATTTATTTTTAGGATATGCAGTAGCAGCTTCACGATTGAAAAAGCAATTAGAGGAATTAGACATTACAATTAATGAAAATCATCCATTATTTGTTTATTTACCTTGCGGAGTTGGAGGAGGTCCAGGTGGCGTTGCGTTTGGATTGAAATTATTATTTAAAGATAATGTTCACTGCTTTTTTGCTGAGCCTACTCATTCTCCTTGTATGATGCTTGGATTAATGACTGGACTTCATGATCAAGTTTCGGTACAAGATTTTGGTATTGATAATAAAACAGATGCTGATGGGTTAGCCGTAGGACGACCATCCGGTTTTGTTGGAAAGGTAATTGAGCCTTTATTAAACGGTAGTTATACAGTTAGTGATGAAAAATTATATTCGATGTTAAAAGAGTTAGCTGATACTGAGAAAATTTATTTAGAACCATCGGCATTAGCTGGTATGATCGGTCCAATTAAAATATTTAAAGAAGGTAAAGATTATTTACTAAAAAATAAGTTAATGAAAAAAATGGAAAATAGTACCCATGTCATTTGGGCTACAGGTGGTAGTATGGTCCCAGAAAAAATGATGAAAGAGTACTATCAAAAAGGGTCTCTTTTTAAATAA
- a CDS encoding chromate transporter, with translation MNPNHKNSKLSILLEILFVSTKLGLTSFGGPIAHLGYFREEYVRKKKWIDDQNYADLVALSQFLPGPASSQVGIGIGLIRAGFLGGIVSFIGFTLPSVIALILFALLLQDLEIKNSSWIHGLKLVAVPIVAQAILGMVKNLTPDLKRKVLALFAMTATLIWQTTFTQIAVILISSIVGYFLYQDNENDDKTTLITNISKMVSIICLSIFFILLVLLPLFSSFTSSKWISIFDSFYRAGSMVFGGGHVVLPLLEREFVPTGWLNKETFLAGYGVTQAVPGPLFTFASYLGTVMMGWRGGLIATIAIFLPAFLLIIGTLPFWSSMRRSSKLRRALLGVNAAVVGILISAFCNPIWINSVFSIYDFLTVTVLFSMLVIMKLPPWVIVLVGAISGEIISRI, from the coding sequence ATGAATCCTAATCATAAAAATAGTAAGTTATCTATATTGTTAGAAATACTTTTTGTTTCTACTAAACTGGGTTTAACTTCTTTTGGTGGACCAATCGCTCATTTAGGTTATTTTCGTGAGGAATATGTAAGAAAGAAAAAGTGGATTGATGATCAAAACTATGCTGACCTAGTAGCTTTATCACAATTTTTACCAGGACCAGCTAGCAGTCAAGTTGGCATTGGTATTGGGCTAATACGTGCAGGGTTCTTAGGTGGCATTGTCTCATTTATTGGATTTACATTACCATCAGTTATTGCACTTATATTATTTGCATTATTACTACAAGACTTAGAAATAAAAAATTCAAGTTGGATCCATGGACTAAAACTGGTTGCAGTACCGATCGTTGCACAGGCTATTTTAGGTATGGTGAAGAACTTGACGCCTGATTTAAAAAGGAAAGTTCTTGCTTTGTTTGCAATGACTGCAACACTTATATGGCAAACGACATTCACTCAAATTGCTGTCATTTTAATTTCATCAATTGTAGGATATTTCCTATATCAGGATAATGAAAATGATGATAAAACTACACTAATTACGAATATATCAAAAATGGTTTCAATCATTTGTTTGTCCATATTTTTTATATTATTAGTTTTATTACCTTTATTTAGTTCATTTACATCGTCAAAATGGATATCTATATTTGACAGTTTTTACAGAGCAGGTTCAATGGTATTTGGTGGTGGCCATGTTGTACTTCCTTTACTTGAACGTGAGTTTGTTCCCACGGGATGGCTAAACAAAGAAACATTTTTGGCTGGATATGGGGTCACGCAGGCTGTACCTGGACCATTATTTACGTTTGCATCCTATTTAGGAACTGTAATGATGGGCTGGCGAGGAGGTTTAATTGCAACGATTGCCATCTTTTTACCTGCTTTCCTACTTATTATAGGTACTCTCCCATTTTGGTCTAGTATGCGTCGTAGTTCTAAATTAAGGAGAGCTTTATTAGGGGTCAACGCAGCAGTAGTTGGGATTTTAATTTCAGCCTTTTGTAATCCAATATGGATTAACTCTGTATTTTCTATTTATGACTTTCTAACCGTAACGGTCTTATTTAGTATGTTAGTAATTATGAAATTACCACCATGGGTTATTGTACTTGTAGGAGCAATTAGCGGTGAAATCATATCTAGAATTTAA
- a CDS encoding glycerate kinase — MKVVILPDSFKESLDATNVANAIHKGFYSIYPNAEYHLLPLADGGEGTVQALIASNGGEVETINVTGPLNENVQAKIAFSKDNKTAFIEMAEACGLHLVPLEKRDPLQTTSSGVGELILYAIERGVSELIVGVGGSSTNDGGIGMAQALGYQFFDQNGGEIECNGEALLKVASMSDENRSPLLDKVKITIAADVVNPLIGRNGATYIFGPQKGLSADQLATIDEAMGKFYQIAEQYLNKSVSEIPGSGAGGGMGAGLMLFANASIKKGIELVLDQLNVKEVCKDADIVIVGEGRMDGQTIYGKAPVGAAACAPANAKVIGICGSIGDGIEELYKHGIDAIFPTIPAILPIEDVMKNAFENIERTARNIAVLLK, encoded by the coding sequence ATGAAAGTAGTAATATTACCTGATTCCTTTAAAGAAAGCTTGGATGCAACGAATGTAGCTAATGCCATTCATAAAGGTTTTTATTCCATATATCCGAATGCAGAGTATCATTTATTACCGTTAGCAGACGGAGGGGAGGGAACTGTTCAAGCTTTAATCGCATCAAATGGTGGAGAAGTAGAAACCATTAATGTAACAGGCCCTCTTAATGAAAACGTTCAAGCCAAAATTGCATTTTCTAAAGATAATAAAACAGCATTTATAGAAATGGCTGAAGCTTGTGGTTTGCATCTTGTCCCACTAGAAAAACGTGATCCTTTACAAACTACTTCCTCTGGTGTTGGTGAATTAATTCTTTATGCTATTGAGCGTGGAGTTTCTGAGCTTATTGTTGGTGTTGGAGGTAGCTCAACAAATGATGGTGGGATTGGGATGGCTCAAGCGCTAGGTTACCAATTCTTCGATCAAAACGGTGGGGAAATTGAATGCAATGGTGAGGCACTCCTAAAAGTAGCTTCAATGTCTGATGAAAACAGATCACCACTATTAGATAAAGTAAAAATCACTATTGCGGCAGATGTTGTTAACCCATTGATCGGTAGGAATGGAGCAACTTATATATTTGGACCACAAAAAGGACTTTCTGCAGATCAATTAGCTACAATTGATGAAGCAATGGGGAAATTCTATCAGATTGCTGAGCAATATCTAAATAAATCCGTCTCTGAGATCCCCGGTAGTGGAGCTGGTGGGGGCATGGGTGCAGGCTTAATGCTATTCGCAAATGCTTCAATTAAAAAAGGGATTGAACTGGTTCTTGACCAATTAAATGTTAAAGAAGTATGTAAGGATGCTGACATCGTAATTGTAGGAGAAGGCAGAATGGATGGACAAACAATTTATGGTAAAGCACCTGTTGGAGCGGCTGCTTGTGCCCCTGCTAATGCGAAAGTAATTGGTATATGTGGTAGTATTGGTGATGGGATAGAGGAATTGTATAAACACGGTATCGATGCTATTTTCCCTACGATTCCTGCAATCTTACCGATTGAAGATGTTATGAAGAATGCATTTGAAAATATTGAAAGAACTGCAAGAAATATTGCTGTATTGCTAAAATAA
- a CDS encoding glycoside hydrolase family 65 protein, which yields MNEVNVINEKQFDLQYINKYATIMALGNGYLGLRASHDEYYSEQTRGMYVAGIYNKFTSNDITELVNLPDLVGIKIEINNEIFSVLTGEVRSYNRTLNMQNGELTKEVIWKNKEGNRFCLKFQRFVSKDNLHLLASKVSVVSLDCSASIKVTTGIDAQMSNFGKQHLLEENVRVIDKKVMHAVYRTTESDHSIAMATSCKVSSESDVSFVAKNRQLLTIIKHDLVVDQPFEFEKISAVYTSNDLSVDDPALSSIHTVQENLDNGYDRLLVSSSLKWIEFWKKKRVIISSKEAIDQVALDFSLYHIEIMTPAHDDRFSVGAKGLTGEGYKGHVFWDTEIFIAPFHLFTDPDVTRNLLRYRYLHIKEAKGKATKNGYSGALFPWESAFSGMEETPEYAAINILTGKRQKVASALAEHHIVADIAYAVIQYYKNTLDESFMANEGLELLKETARFWISRTTEENQALSIKDVIGPDEYTEHINNNAYTNYMAYYNVQQALSFMEKYNNIDAEIVEAGKDFLNRLYLPRPNAENIIPQDDTFLSKPEIDLSKYKQKQGSQAILFDYSRQEVNEMQILKQADVVMLLYLFPNLFEEDVVKKNLHYYEEHTIHDSSLSKAIHAIVAARCGEIENAYRFFQEACLIDLGPNPKSSDEGIHAASLGANWLATIFGFANVTMESNKLKINPNLPKNWDKLSFPFHWQGTNLDISITHESVTVTKQTDTEILIEINGELFNLTDQITTSL from the coding sequence ATGAATGAAGTAAATGTAATTAATGAAAAACAATTTGATTTACAATATATAAATAAATATGCAACGATCATGGCTCTTGGAAATGGGTATTTAGGTTTACGTGCTAGCCATGATGAATATTATTCTGAACAAACTCGTGGTATGTATGTGGCAGGTATTTATAATAAATTTACATCAAATGATATTACAGAGTTAGTCAATTTGCCAGATTTAGTTGGCATAAAAATCGAAATAAATAATGAAATATTTTCAGTTTTAACAGGAGAAGTACGATCTTATAACCGTACTTTAAATATGCAAAATGGAGAACTAACGAAAGAAGTTATCTGGAAAAACAAAGAAGGTAATCGCTTTTGTTTAAAATTCCAACGCTTTGTTTCTAAAGATAATCTACATTTACTTGCTTCTAAAGTTAGTGTAGTTAGTTTAGATTGTAGTGCATCAATTAAAGTTACGACTGGTATCGATGCGCAAATGTCTAACTTTGGAAAGCAACATCTTTTAGAAGAAAATGTACGAGTTATTGATAAAAAAGTAATGCATGCTGTATATAGAACAACTGAAAGCGATCACTCAATCGCAATGGCAACTTCATGTAAAGTTTCAAGTGAAAGTGATGTTTCTTTTGTGGCTAAAAACAGACAGCTTTTAACGATCATTAAACATGATTTAGTTGTTGATCAGCCGTTTGAATTCGAAAAAATAAGTGCTGTTTATACTTCAAATGACTTGTCTGTGGATGATCCGGCACTATCAAGTATTCATACTGTTCAAGAAAATCTTGATAATGGTTACGATCGTTTATTAGTAAGCTCATCTTTAAAATGGATTGAGTTTTGGAAAAAGAAGCGCGTTATCATTTCTTCTAAAGAAGCTATAGATCAAGTAGCCTTAGATTTTTCACTTTACCATATTGAAATAATGACACCTGCACATGATGATCGCTTTAGTGTTGGAGCAAAAGGATTAACTGGTGAAGGATACAAAGGACATGTCTTCTGGGATACGGAAATCTTTATTGCACCGTTTCATTTGTTCACTGATCCGGATGTAACTAGAAACTTATTAAGATATCGCTATCTTCATATTAAAGAAGCAAAAGGGAAGGCAACGAAAAATGGCTATTCTGGAGCTTTATTCCCATGGGAAAGTGCATTTTCTGGTATGGAAGAAACGCCAGAATATGCAGCTATTAATATACTAACGGGTAAACGCCAAAAAGTAGCTTCAGCTCTTGCTGAACATCATATTGTTGCTGACATTGCATATGCGGTTATTCAATACTATAAAAATACACTTGATGAGTCATTTATGGCAAATGAAGGGCTAGAATTACTAAAAGAAACGGCACGCTTTTGGATCAGTCGTACGACAGAAGAAAATCAAGCACTTTCTATTAAAGATGTAATCGGACCAGATGAATACACTGAACATATTAATAATAATGCTTATACGAACTATATGGCATATTATAATGTTCAACAAGCTTTGAGCTTTATGGAAAAATATAATAACATCGATGCTGAAATTGTTGAGGCTGGTAAGGATTTTTTAAATCGACTTTACTTACCAAGACCAAATGCAGAAAACATTATTCCACAGGATGATACATTTTTATCAAAACCAGAAATTGATTTATCAAAATATAAACAAAAACAAGGCAGCCAGGCAATTCTTTTTGACTATTCACGTCAAGAAGTAAACGAGATGCAAATTTTAAAGCAAGCTGATGTAGTTATGCTATTATACCTTTTCCCTAACTTATTTGAAGAAGATGTTGTTAAAAAGAATTTGCACTATTATGAGGAGCATACAATTCATGATTCTTCACTTAGTAAAGCTATCCATGCAATTGTTGCTGCAAGATGTGGAGAAATAGAAAATGCTTATCGATTCTTCCAAGAAGCTTGCTTAATCGATTTAGGTCCAAATCCGAAATCATCAGATGAAGGAATACATGCAGCATCTCTAGGTGCAAATTGGTTAGCAACTATATTTGGTTTTGCAAACGTTACGATGGAATCAAATAAGCTAAAAATTAATCCTAACTTACCTAAGAACTGGGACAAACTTTCATTCCCGTTCCATTGGCAAGGTACAAATCTTGATATTTCAATTACGCACGAATCTGTAACGGTAACAAAACAAACTGATACAGAAATTCTAATCGAAATTAATGGAGAATTATTTAACTTAACAGATCAAATAACTACATCACTTTAA
- a CDS encoding Gfo/Idh/MocA family protein, with product MKKKVAIIGGGQIAEKVHVAYYKTREEIEVVAVVGIDEIELKKFAIRNNIPRYYTDAATMYEIEKPDIVSVCTPNLYHYENVMQALENNCDVFCEKPPAILAEDARKMYETAATKNRILAYDFHHRFADDVTILKEKIDQGLLGDIYFAKVKALRRNGIPGWGSFTNKKIQGGGPLIDLGIHMLDTALYVLNYPKVKKVTAKMYQKIGNKKSEGAFGTWDPTKFEVEDSLFAYIELENGCLIQLETSFALNIKEKSEMNVEICGDQAGATMFPAEIYTDEKGELVTLLKRDEADPDRHTKSMAAFVNRCLGHNVMVADGEQGYAIQRLVEAIYQSAEKGESISL from the coding sequence ATTAAGAAGAAAGTAGCTATTATAGGCGGAGGGCAAATAGCTGAAAAAGTTCATGTTGCTTACTATAAGACAAGAGAAGAAATAGAAGTTGTTGCTGTAGTCGGTATAGACGAAATAGAGCTAAAAAAGTTCGCGATTCGTAATAATATCCCTAGATATTATACTGATGCAGCAACAATGTATGAAATTGAAAAACCAGATATTGTTAGCGTTTGCACACCAAACTTATATCATTATGAAAATGTTATGCAGGCATTAGAAAATAATTGTGATGTCTTTTGTGAAAAACCACCTGCGATTTTAGCAGAAGATGCAAGAAAAATGTACGAAACAGCAGCTACAAAGAATCGTATACTTGCTTACGATTTTCATCATCGTTTTGCAGATGATGTCACTATATTAAAAGAAAAAATCGATCAAGGTTTGCTTGGTGATATTTATTTTGCAAAAGTGAAAGCGCTAAGAAGAAATGGTATCCCTGGTTGGGGAAGTTTTACAAATAAAAAAATTCAAGGCGGGGGACCTTTAATCGATTTAGGAATCCATATGCTTGATACAGCCTTGTACGTTTTGAATTACCCAAAAGTTAAAAAAGTAACGGCAAAAATGTATCAAAAGATCGGCAACAAGAAAAGTGAAGGCGCTTTTGGTACATGGGATCCTACAAAATTTGAAGTAGAGGATTCGTTATTTGCATACATTGAGTTAGAGAATGGATGTTTAATTCAACTAGAAACGTCCTTTGCACTAAATATAAAAGAAAAATCAGAGATGAATGTAGAAATATGTGGAGATCAAGCTGGTGCAACAATGTTTCCAGCAGAAATCTACACTGATGAAAAAGGAGAACTTGTAACCTTATTAAAGAGAGATGAAGCTGACCCTGACCGTCATACTAAAAGTATGGCAGCCTTTGTTAATCGTTGCTTAGGACACAACGTTATGGTAGCAGATGGAGAACAAGGTTATGCTATTCAACGACTTGTTGAAGCAATCTATCAATCAGCTGAAAAAGGTGAGAGTATATCTTTATGA
- a CDS encoding sugar phosphate isomerase/epimerase family protein, with protein sequence MKVGTQNQAFFPENIKDKFKYLKEIGFEGFEIDGKFLVDHLEEVKEAIAESGLPVTTACGGYNGWIGDFIEERRLKGLSEIEAILKALKEVGGKGIVVPAAWGMFTFRLPPMSSPRSLEGDRKAITDSLIFLDKVAGETGTTIFLEPLNRYQDHMINTLSDARKYIEDNQLQNVKIIADFYHMNIEEDGISEALHKNRDLVEHIHIADNHRFQPGSGALDFKKHFDQLKSDGYDGYVTFECRVRGNNLEEEYINALKHIKEALS encoded by the coding sequence ATGAAAGTTGGAACACAAAATCAAGCTTTTTTCCCTGAAAATATTAAGGACAAATTTAAATATTTAAAAGAAATTGGATTTGAAGGCTTTGAAATTGATGGAAAATTCTTAGTTGATCATTTAGAAGAAGTTAAAGAAGCGATTGCTGAATCTGGCTTACCTGTAACAACTGCTTGTGGTGGATATAATGGTTGGATTGGAGATTTCATTGAAGAGCGTCGACTAAAAGGCTTATCAGAAATTGAAGCGATATTAAAGGCATTAAAAGAGGTTGGAGGAAAAGGGATCGTTGTCCCAGCAGCATGGGGAATGTTTACGTTCAGATTGCCACCTATGTCATCACCAAGAAGTTTAGAAGGTGATCGAAAAGCAATTACTGACTCACTTATTTTTCTAGATAAAGTTGCTGGAGAAACAGGTACTACCATCTTTTTAGAACCTTTAAATCGATATCAAGATCATATGATTAATACATTATCGGATGCTCGTAAATATATTGAAGATAATCAATTGCAAAATGTAAAAATTATTGCAGATTTTTATCACATGAATATTGAAGAAGACGGTATTTCTGAAGCTCTTCACAAAAATCGTGATTTAGTTGAACATATACATATTGCTGATAATCACCGCTTTCAACCAGGGAGTGGAGCATTAGATTTTAAAAAGCATTTTGATCAATTAAAAAGTGATGGATATGATGGCTATGTAACATTTGAATGTCGTGTTCGTGGAAATAATTTAGAAGAAGAATACATTAATGCTTTAAAGCACATAAAAGAAGCCCTAAGCTGA
- a CDS encoding zinc-dependent alcohol dehydrogenase, whose amino-acid sequence MKKLVAVEPRVAALVEYEDRPVKPNEVKIKVEFASPKHGTEVVDFRGISPFIDEEFNEEWKMFMPRQEGATRGIVFGEFQLGNMVVGSIIEIGDEVSEYKIGDQVCTYGPIMETFIANGVNNYKLRKMPEGSSWKNAVCYDPAQFAMSGVRDANVRAGDYVVVVGLGAIGQIAIQLAKKAGASIVIGVDPISHRRDIAIKNGADYCFDPINTTDLGHEIKKLTNKLGADSIIETSGVSSALQAALRGIAYGGTISYVAFAKPFPEGFNLGREAHFNNAKIVFSRASSEPNPDYPRWSRKRIEDTCWELLMNGYLNCDDLIDPVVSFKEVAESYMEFVDQKPELSIKMGVEFNK is encoded by the coding sequence ATGAAAAAATTAGTAGCAGTTGAACCAAGAGTTGCAGCATTAGTAGAGTATGAAGATCGTCCCGTAAAACCGAATGAAGTAAAAATAAAAGTAGAATTTGCATCGCCAAAGCATGGTACTGAAGTGGTAGATTTTAGAGGTATTAGTCCCTTTATTGATGAAGAGTTCAATGAAGAATGGAAAATGTTTATGCCACGTCAGGAAGGTGCTACACGTGGAATCGTATTTGGAGAATTCCAATTAGGTAATATGGTTGTTGGTAGCATTATTGAAATTGGTGATGAAGTTTCTGAGTATAAAATAGGAGACCAAGTTTGTACTTACGGTCCAATTATGGAAACATTTATCGCTAATGGGGTAAATAACTATAAATTACGCAAAATGCCTGAAGGGTCTTCGTGGAAAAATGCAGTTTGCTATGACCCAGCACAATTTGCAATGAGTGGAGTTCGTGATGCAAATGTAAGGGCTGGAGATTATGTAGTAGTTGTTGGTTTAGGTGCAATTGGACAAATTGCGATCCAATTAGCGAAAAAAGCTGGAGCAAGCATCGTAATTGGGGTAGATCCAATCAGTCATCGACGTGATATTGCTATAAAAAATGGAGCAGATTATTGCTTTGATCCAATAAATACAACTGATTTAGGTCACGAAATTAAAAAATTAACAAATAAACTAGGTGCTGATTCAATCATAGAGACTAGTGGAGTTTCTAGTGCTCTGCAAGCAGCTTTAAGAGGGATTGCATACGGAGGAACAATTTCTTATGTGGCATTTGCAAAACCTTTCCCAGAAGGATTTAATCTAGGCCGAGAGGCTCATTTTAATAATGCAAAAATTGTCTTTTCGCGTGCGAGCAGTGAACCAAATCCAGATTATCCACGCTGGTCACGTAAACGAATTGAAGATACTTGTTGGGAATTATTAATGAATGGATATTTAAATTGTGATGATTTAATTGACCCAGTTGTTTCATTTAAAGAGGTTGCTGAATCTTATATGGAGTTTGTCGATCAGAAACCAGAATTAAGTATAAAAATGGGTGTAGAATTTAATAAATAA
- a CDS encoding carbohydrate ABC transporter permease, with product MAAASSKSNKMIKKTGFYVVLILLLGIMLFPFFIMLMTSLKSSKEAISTNPTLLPHEWTFQHYIDIFNPVIFPYLNYFKNSLIVALIAAALSVVLGILGAYALSKLKFKGRVTINASFYTVYMFSGILLVVPLFKIISGFGLYDTRMALIITMIVQTLPTAIFMLKSYFDTIPEDLEEAAMIDGLSRIKIILYIIIPLSISGIVSVFVYAFMIAWNDYLFASIFLSSSENFTLPIGLNTLFSTPDYVWGRMMAASLVTAIPVVVMYALSEHFIKGNLTEGGVKG from the coding sequence ATGGCAGCAGCAAGTAGTAAAAGTAACAAAATGATTAAAAAAACTGGTTTCTACGTTGTATTAATTCTTTTATTAGGGATCATGTTATTTCCTTTTTTTATCATGCTAATGACATCCTTAAAAAGTTCAAAAGAAGCAATTTCCACTAATCCAACATTATTGCCACATGAATGGACATTCCAGCATTATATCGATATTTTTAATCCTGTAATTTTTCCTTACTTAAACTATTTTAAAAATAGTTTAATCGTAGCTTTAATTGCTGCAGCTCTATCTGTTGTACTTGGAATTTTAGGAGCATACGCTTTATCAAAACTAAAGTTTAAAGGAAGAGTAACAATAAATGCTAGTTTTTACACAGTTTACATGTTTTCAGGGATATTACTAGTTGTTCCTTTATTTAAAATTATTTCTGGCTTCGGTTTATATGATACAAGAATGGCACTAATCATAACGATGATTGTTCAAACTTTACCAACAGCAATCTTTATGTTAAAGAGTTATTTCGATACGATTCCAGAGGATCTAGAGGAAGCGGCAATGATTGATGGTCTTAGTCGAATAAAAATTATTCTCTATATTATCATCCCATTGTCAATTTCGGGAATTGTATCAGTTTTCGTATATGCATTTATGATTGCGTGGAATGATTATTTATTTGCATCGATTTTCTTATCAAGTTCAGAAAACTTTACGTTACCAATTGGATTAAATACGTTATTTAGTACGCCAGATTATGTATGGGGTCGTATGATGGCAGCATCATTAGTAACTGCTATACCAGTTGTTGTTATGTATGCATTATCTGAACATTTTATCAAAGGGAACTTAACTGAAGGTGGAGTAAAAGGTTAA
- a CDS encoding carbohydrate ABC transporter permease produces MKTIARKKSDIKLALILLLPSIFLLLLLVAYPMLSNIKISFFDQPINPRLPAKFVGLSHYIDVIKDIEFYKSLGITILYTILTVIGSTVVGLAVALFFNRPFKFRKTARSLIILSYVTPSISLVFAWKYMFNNSYGIINYLGTDVFHLFKSAPLWFDNPVSSFIVVVVFAIWKYFPYAFISFLAILQTIDKSLYEAADIDGASLWQKFQVVTLPAIMPVLLTVVTLRFIWMFYMFTDVFLLTNKVNILGIYLYETAFAFNNLGKASSISVILFIILFIVIIVSRKKVNLNGSSK; encoded by the coding sequence ATGAAAACGATTGCCCGAAAAAAATCCGATATAAAACTAGCGTTAATACTACTTTTACCAAGTATTTTCTTATTATTATTATTAGTTGCATATCCGATGTTATCTAATATTAAAATAAGCTTCTTTGATCAGCCGATTAACCCTAGGTTACCAGCTAAGTTTGTTGGTTTATCTCATTATATTGATGTTATCAAAGACATTGAGTTTTATAAATCTTTAGGAATTACTATTTTATATACAATACTAACTGTAATAGGTAGTACAGTAGTTGGACTTGCGGTTGCGTTATTTTTTAATCGACCATTTAAGTTTAGAAAAACAGCTCGTTCATTAATTATCCTATCTTATGTAACACCTTCAATTTCATTAGTTTTTGCTTGGAAGTATATGTTCAATAACTCATATGGGATTATTAATTACTTAGGAACGGATGTTTTTCATTTATTTAAAAGTGCGCCACTATGGTTTGACAATCCAGTTAGTAGCTTCATCGTTGTAGTTGTTTTTGCAATTTGGAAGTATTTTCCTTATGCGTTTATTTCGTTTTTAGCAATCTTGCAAACGATTGATAAATCACTATACGAAGCAGCTGATATCGATGGGGCTTCACTTTGGCAAAAGTTTCAAGTCGTAACTTTACCAGCGATTATGCCTGTTTTACTAACAGTTGTAACTTTACGATTTATTTGGATGTTCTACATGTTTACAGATGTTTTCTTATTAACAAACAAAGTAAATATTTTAGGTATTTATTTATATGAAACAGCGTTTGCTTTCAATAATTTAGGTAAAGCTTCGTCAATTTCAGTAATCTTATTCATCATATTATTCATTGTTATTATCGTATCAAGAAAGAAGGTGAACTTAAATGGCAGCAGCAAGTAG